Proteins found in one Enterococcus sp. 9D6_DIV0238 genomic segment:
- the tsaD gene encoding tRNA (adenosine(37)-N6)-threonylcarbamoyltransferase complex transferase subunit TsaD, which yields MTFFYKERKLILAIESSCDETSVAVIENGDQILSNIVASQVKSHRRFGGVVPEVASRHHVEEITLCIEDALMEAEVGPADLSGVAVTYGPGLVGALLIGISAAKAFAWAHDLPLIPVNHMSGHIYAAHFVEPLQFPLMALLVSGGHTELVYMKETGSFEIIGETRDDAAGEAYDKVGRVLGLSYPSGKEIDTLAHLGQDTYHFPRAMMKEDNYDFSFSGLKSSFINTVHNAQQREEALSIENLAASFQASVIDVLVDKTIRACKEYPVKQLVMAGGVAANQGLRERLSQEIADQLPETTFIVPPLRLCGDNAAMIGAAAFVEAEKGHLADAHLNAEPSLSFKTIGQ from the coding sequence ATGACTTTTTTTTATAAAGAAAGAAAACTGATCTTGGCAATCGAAAGCAGCTGTGATGAAACGAGTGTCGCAGTAATTGAGAATGGCGATCAAATTTTATCCAACATAGTTGCTTCTCAAGTGAAAAGTCATCGTCGATTTGGCGGTGTCGTGCCGGAAGTCGCGAGTCGTCATCATGTGGAGGAAATCACGCTGTGTATCGAAGACGCATTGATGGAAGCTGAGGTAGGACCGGCTGATTTAAGTGGAGTGGCAGTGACTTACGGACCTGGCCTTGTAGGCGCATTATTGATTGGAATTTCCGCTGCAAAGGCTTTTGCATGGGCTCATGATCTGCCGTTGATTCCAGTCAACCACATGTCTGGCCATATTTATGCGGCTCACTTTGTAGAGCCGTTACAATTTCCTTTGATGGCGTTACTCGTCAGCGGAGGGCACACAGAGCTAGTGTATATGAAAGAAACTGGCTCCTTTGAAATCATCGGTGAAACAAGAGATGATGCTGCTGGTGAAGCGTATGATAAAGTTGGACGGGTGTTAGGATTAAGTTATCCGAGCGGTAAGGAAATTGATACACTGGCTCATTTAGGGCAAGATACGTATCATTTTCCACGAGCGATGATGAAAGAGGATAATTATGACTTTAGTTTTAGCGGGTTAAAAAGCTCGTTTATCAACACTGTTCATAATGCACAACAACGGGAGGAAGCACTTAGTATCGAAAATCTGGCGGCTAGCTTTCAAGCGAGTGTGATCGACGTATTAGTTGACAAAACAATACGTGCTTGTAAAGAATATCCTGTGAAACAATTAGTTATGGCCGGCGGAGTTGCTGCAAATCAAGGATTAAGAGAACGATTAAGTCAGGAGATCGCTGATCAATTGCCAGAAACAACTTTTATTGTTCCTCCATTAAGACTATGTGGGGATAATGCTGCGATGATTGGTGCGGCAGCATTCGTCGAAGCAGAAAAAGGCCATTTAGCTGATGCTCATCTAAATGCAGAACCTAGTTTGAGCTTTAAAACGATCGGTCAATAA
- the rimI gene encoding ribosomal protein S18-alanine N-acetyltransferase, translating into MYCLKEELPIESAAEKLWQLCENAYEHGSPWSLEQFSVDLQQEVMDYLVKIEEDEWQGFISYQQILDEVDISHIVVQKKLQGMGVGSQLLDQAIQLFKEQGIKTVFLEVRASNYAAQQLYLKKKFETLSRRKKYYTRPVEDGIVMCLKIKEVEQ; encoded by the coding sequence ATGTATTGTTTAAAAGAAGAGCTGCCGATCGAGTCTGCTGCTGAAAAGTTATGGCAATTATGTGAAAACGCGTATGAGCATGGTTCTCCGTGGTCATTGGAGCAATTCAGTGTTGATCTGCAGCAAGAAGTAATGGATTACCTTGTAAAGATCGAAGAAGACGAATGGCAGGGATTTATCAGTTACCAGCAAATTTTAGATGAGGTCGATATATCTCATATCGTTGTCCAAAAGAAGTTACAGGGAATGGGCGTAGGCAGTCAATTGTTGGATCAGGCTATTCAGCTTTTTAAAGAGCAGGGAATCAAGACTGTTTTTTTAGAAGTCCGAGCATCCAATTATGCGGCTCAGCAGTTATATCTGAAAAAAAAATTCGAGACGCTTAGTCGCCGAAAAAAATATTACACACGTCCAGTAGAAGATGGAATTGTAATGTGTTTAAAAATTAAGGAAGTGGAACAATGA
- the rimI gene encoding ribosomal protein S18-alanine N-acetyltransferase, whose translation MLKRFNPFNKLAGLLFKTRPYEAKTIQLSNEDYFVRAIKFEDIKDLLSIEREVYAGEMPWTKTAFLMELQATDPHLYLLIQKEGKTIGFIGCRLFGKDAHITNVAVSTAYQGKGIGSFLIKEIQQFSVLNKCETISLEVRISNKNAQRVYRKLGFTSSTIKQEYYTENKEDALEMVLSLKEE comes from the coding sequence ATGTTGAAAAGATTTAATCCTTTCAATAAGCTTGCAGGCTTACTTTTTAAAACTCGGCCTTATGAAGCAAAAACGATTCAGCTTTCTAATGAAGATTATTTCGTGCGGGCAATCAAATTTGAGGATATCAAGGATTTATTATCTATCGAAAGGGAAGTCTATGCCGGTGAAATGCCATGGACGAAAACCGCCTTTTTAATGGAGCTGCAGGCAACAGACCCTCATTTGTATTTGTTGATTCAAAAAGAAGGAAAAACGATCGGTTTTATTGGTTGTCGATTGTTTGGGAAAGATGCGCACATTACAAATGTCGCAGTTTCTACTGCCTATCAAGGAAAAGGGATCGGTAGTTTTTTGATCAAAGAAATTCAGCAGTTTTCTGTTTTGAATAAATGCGAAACGATTTCATTAGAAGTGAGGATCAGTAATAAGAATGCTCAAAGAGTCTATAGAAAATTAGGGTTTACATCAAGTACGATCAAGCAGGAGTACTATACTGAAAACAAAGAAGACGCCCTTGAAATGGTGTTGTCTTTAAAAGAAGAGTGA
- the tsaB gene encoding tRNA (adenosine(37)-N6)-threonylcarbamoyltransferase complex dimerization subunit type 1 TsaB, with protein sequence MRILAIDTSNQTLSIAVCDEEKILGQYTITVKRNHSLTLMPAITQLMKDIGLKPKELDRIVVAQGPGSYTGLRIGVTTAKTLAYTLNKELVGISSLKTVAANCISVKGVIVPLFDARRNNVYTGAYEYINGELQTIIADQHISLEEWLKQLKEFEHIYFVGEDAVKFQEQIKEILPDAVINTIPQWQTPNASVLAGLGRTAEPSMDIHHFLPDYLKRVEAEENWLKEHKPEGETYVEKI encoded by the coding sequence GTGCGTATTTTAGCAATAGATACCTCGAATCAGACATTATCTATCGCAGTTTGTGATGAGGAAAAAATTTTAGGACAATATACTATAACCGTGAAACGCAATCATAGTTTGACATTGATGCCAGCGATCACACAATTGATGAAAGATATTGGTTTGAAACCCAAAGAGCTTGATCGAATTGTCGTTGCGCAAGGTCCGGGTTCATATACGGGGTTGAGAATAGGTGTAACAACTGCCAAAACATTAGCATACACGCTGAATAAAGAATTAGTTGGAATTTCTAGTTTGAAAACGGTAGCGGCGAACTGTATTTCGGTCAAAGGTGTGATCGTTCCGTTGTTCGATGCTAGAAGAAATAATGTTTATACAGGAGCCTATGAATACATAAATGGTGAATTACAGACGATCATTGCAGATCAACATATTTCTTTAGAAGAGTGGTTGAAGCAATTGAAGGAGTTTGAACATATCTATTTTGTCGGTGAGGATGCTGTGAAATTTCAAGAACAAATAAAAGAAATCTTGCCGGATGCTGTGATCAATACGATTCCTCAATGGCAGACCCCAAACGCTTCCGTACTTGCTGGACTTGGAAGAACAGCAGAACCTTCAATGGATATTCATCATTTTTTACCGGATTATCTGAAACGAGTAGAAGCGGAAGAAAATTGGCTAAAAGAACATAAACCTGAAGGAGAAACATATGTTGAAAAGATTTAA